The DNA segment ATAAGCTATTAATTAAATTTACAGATGGATAAAGTTTACAATTTATCAGACAATTAATAAATGTGCTGAATATGATGTTGCTAATATTTAATCAAACAATACAAATGATAAGTCTGAGAGAATGATCCAGAGAAATTAAAGCTAGAAGCTTTGATGCCTTTACTATTAGTTCAAATAGGAAAGACTGATATTATTAATACTCACAATTGCAGAAGTGGATTATTATGTTGTGTATATGCTGATAAAAAATGGCATTACTGTGCACAAGCTATAAGAAGATTAAAGTTTCTATAAACAAAGTGGACATTAAAAATGAATGCGTTATACTCGTGTGCTATCCTAAAACTTCATACTATTCTATAGAACAAGTTTGGCATACATTAGCATTTAGCAATCTGTTCCAGAAAATTCAAAGGAATATAATTGCTAAGGGCAATCATGAATGCAATACTAGCAAATACGTATCCCACCCAACTGACATGTTTAGTTTACTAACCTCCTAGGATTGTTATTCCTGAGCCCTGGTTCTTTTGCCAGCCAATACACCATATAATAGAATTATCCTGCACACAGAAAGTTGATTGTATTCCATCATATACGTTTAATAAAATAATGAGTTTCTGGgacattatataaatatttttgtcaTTGCTATACAGTAGCTCCTCTTATGGACAGAGAATAAGGATTTACCAATTACCAGTATCTAAATGCATATCTTCGTACCAGTACAATATTgttcattttattattttttattgtttaattcAATTATACCAGAGAGTATAGATCAGTGTACCACCTGGTATACCGGTACCTATCCAATTGGTTATAATGGGGCCAATCTTCAAATCCTTTAAAGAGATCTGGAAAGATACTTACAACGGAGCCTTGCTGCAATAGGTAATCCTCAGGCTTTAGTGGCATGGATGCACCACCCGCGAATTTCAATGTAACAGAAGGAAATGATTCATCAACACTGGAAATTTAAAGAAGCATTAGGATGTTAAGAATTTGAAAGCAAAGCACCACAATATTATATAagttaaattgctcaaaagacagTATCAAAGTTTGGGGTGTGGGATAAACCTGCTTAAAGTAACGAAACACTCATTTCCCCTGGAAGGAATCGAACGCACAGATgatgaaagagaagaaattatCTGCAAATAGGAGAACACACAAATATGACATCAACAAACAAATAAAAGTGTAGTTTACAAAAGAAAGTCTTTCATGctttttcttattaataatttttctaCATCATGATTTTTAGGATTAGAAGTGACAAGTTAGCTTACAGCATTAACAAAAGGATCATAAGCCTGTTCAGCAAGGTAAGTCAATGTGGTTCCCGAGTCAATGATGGTTCCTTGTGTGTTTGATGTTGCAAACACTGATGGTTCAATAGATAGTGTTTGCCCGTTGACAGCAATACTCTCTAAATTCAAGTTGTAATGAGACCTGAAATACAAACCAAGGTGGTCAgtatacaataacaacaacaaccaaAAGTTCTTCAAAATAGCAAGAGAAAAAACATTCAAGTAATTGTGGTTTCAAACATCCCAAGGAAAATACATGTCTGTGAATAAAGAGCACAAAATATATAGCATGAATTGTATGATCTGCATAGAAGGATCAGTTGGAGGACACAGTTTTTACACAAGAATTTGTGCACCTTTTAACATTCTTGAGTTCTCAAAGAAAAATCAGGAATTTGGACACTTTCCATTTGAACATTCACGGAGTCAATTAATTAAGGTTCATATCGCAACAAACTATGATCTCTCTAATGTCAAAAAGGAAAAAGCAGCAGCTAGCTCAAAACTCTTACTTTGGCTTTTTCCTACCAGAGTTATCAGGACACAGATTACAAGGAAAGACCAATCAACAAAAGAATGTACTTCATGTCATAATTTGAAGCACGGTTCATAAGTTCTCAGAAGCTAAAAAAACTGGCCCACATTCTTCCTCTTTGCTGCTGCAGTACCTCCATATACAGGATTATATTCCACCTCAGTATATTAAAATTTTCCATCTTCTACAAAGCTCTTGATCTCCAACCTCCTATCCAAAATCTCTTCCACCAATAATTATTATGTTTGTAAAAGTTTCCATATCATGCAGCTAACTCGAAGCAACAACAAGTTACCAATGTAATCTGGTTTTCTTTTAGTGGCTGCAAATCTGGTTTAATttcaatttaataaataaaaaacaaacaaaTGTTGCAGTATGAGAGATAAAAGTGTTATCCACATTGCACATATTAAAATACTATATAAAATCCCACAGTAGGTTGTTTGTAAGCCACTGAGAAGCTAGATTATATGTTACACATGTGGAACATCTAAGCAAAAAAGTTTCTCGGAAAGGCATAAATATACCCAAGTATAAAAGAAAGGAAATATGCACTGATGGCAAATTGACATTGAAAAGGATGGTATTTCTGAGAAAGGAAGCATTTCAATAATTATAGGATGCCACATCTGTACAATCCTCCCAATATATTAGTTTTAGTGATCTTGACCAGAATATTGCAGTCATTCGTTTTATTCATTAGCATTAAACTGTCATATCGAAGACCACTTACTGTGAGGGAACAAGTGGGGTATAGACAATACCCGGTTCTACAATCTCTCCAAGAACCAATATGCCTCCACCATTTTCTGACCCCTTCAAGCAATGAGAAAAAACTTTAGGGGCGACACCAATAGAGGATAGCTGCGATATGACAGATAGTTCATGCTGTCCGAAACCAAAAATCCCGTCAACTGCCCTATCTGACTTCATCAAGTCTCCAGATTGTGAGTTGCTACATCTGTTCAAATGGTAATTCACAATCTGTAAGTAAGAAATCAAATTCCTATTTTCAGCTCTAAGTTACATCAGCTCAAACTAAAGGAAGAAAAACATAGTGTTACACTTGTCGGCAAAGAAAGAATAAAGACAAAAACAAATGGCTCTAGATGTAAAGGAGAGAAGGTGACTAATAGATTACTAAAGACAAGAATCATTTATCAATTCAGCAAAGGAGAGAACTTGACTAATAGATTACTAAACACAAGAATCATTTATCAGTAATGAGTCATGTTACCACAAATGAAAGAAGAAGCCATTTATTTTCAGGGATGAGAGTTCCACTATTAACAGAAATTTATATTCTCCTATGATAGAATGATGTACATGAATTTTTATGGTGCAGAAATAGaaaccaattcttcctcaataTCAAGGCAAAAAAACCACATAAAGACAATAAAGTGAGGGTTGCAAATCTTTCCCTAGACTAGAAGTTTtcaacataaaaaaagaaaaatcttttGCACATCACACAGCTGCAATGATATATAAGATGTCAACCTATGAAAATTGAATCTTGGTAATAAATTTACCCAAAAACAATTGTAGCTGAAGAATTCACAATCTGCTCATTTCCCAAAACTGTATCAAAGTATATAGTATCAGATACATAAAATCCATTGGTGCCACTCCCATCACCATACTGGAACGAGTAACTGCAAGGAGAGCTTGAAGAATCAGAAGTTGAGCACAATGCCTCTCCGGTTTCGAGGGCAGAGGTGCACCGGTCATCGGAGCAACTTATTCGTGACGATGACAATGACTTGTCAGGGTCAAAGAACTCCAGCTGGATCTGCAAACGTGCAATGATAGTTTATGTAACC comes from the Musa acuminata AAA Group cultivar baxijiao chromosome BXJ2-8, Cavendish_Baxijiao_AAA, whole genome shotgun sequence genome and includes:
- the LOC103994628 gene encoding aspartic proteinase 36, giving the protein MWRPPAILLIAAWAVTALAASDSAWADAGFPAKLRLERALPTRGVGLEHLRARDRARHGRSLLGASSSPASAAAGVVDFPVEGSANPFTVGLYFTRVKLGNPAKEFYVQIDTGSDILWVTCNPCNGCPTSSGLNIQLEFFDPDKSLSSSRISCSDDRCTSALETGEALCSTSDSSSSPCSYSFQYGDGSGTNGFYVSDTIYFDTVLGNEQIVNSSATIVFGCSNSQSGDLMKSDRAVDGIFGFGQHELSVISQLSSIGVAPKVFSHCLKGSENGGGILVLGEIVEPGIVYTPLVPSQSHYNLNLESIAVNGQTLSIEPSVFATSNTQGTIIDSGTTLTYLAEQAYDPFVNAIISSLSSSVRSIPSRGNECFVTLSSVDESFPSVTLKFAGGASMPLKPEDYLLQQGSVDNSIIWCIGWQKNQGSGITILGDLVLKDKIFVYDLANQRIGWTNYDCSLSVNVSASSSGKNQYLNAGQLDVNGSSQIAFANLLWTSIAIVLVYILTLCSLRQ